The following are encoded together in the Fimbriiglobus ruber genome:
- a CDS encoding phenylacetate--CoA ligase family protein: protein MQAHADHGAVQQRQFARLRQLLSDVVPANGFYARKYADLPPVALDVRTPTDLTCLPFTTKAELAADQADHPPYGTNLTNPPESYSRLHQTSGTTTGRPLRWLDTPASWNCLLTCWETNFSLMKLAREDRVFFPFSFGPFLGFWTAFEAASRVGMLTLPGGGMPTTARLRFLLDHEATVVCATPTYAQHLAEVAADEGIDLTSSSVRAIVVAGEPGGSVPGTRERIETAWCARVFDHYGMTEVGPVATECAENPDGMHVLEEDYIAEVVDPATGQPVAPGTDGELVVTNLGRTGSPLIRYRTGDIVRVDTEPCPCGRIWTRLAGGVRGRTDDMIHVRGNNVYPTAIEAVVRRFPEVREFRVIIDQTGPLSDLRIEVEPADAADGPRTADAVARAVRDVLLFRAAVTAVPPGTLPRFEMKARRVVRTPGERGTSVP, encoded by the coding sequence GTGCAGGCCCACGCGGACCACGGTGCGGTGCAGCAACGTCAGTTCGCCCGCCTCCGGCAACTCCTCAGTGACGTGGTTCCCGCGAACGGGTTTTACGCCCGTAAGTACGCCGACCTTCCCCCCGTTGCACTCGACGTACGGACTCCTACCGATTTAACCTGCCTACCGTTTACCACCAAAGCCGAACTCGCGGCCGACCAGGCCGACCACCCGCCCTACGGCACCAACCTGACCAACCCGCCGGAATCGTATTCCCGCTTACATCAGACCTCCGGCACGACCACGGGCCGCCCACTTCGGTGGCTCGATACGCCGGCCAGCTGGAACTGCTTGCTGACGTGTTGGGAGACGAACTTCAGCCTGATGAAATTGGCCCGGGAGGACCGGGTCTTCTTCCCATTCTCGTTCGGGCCGTTCCTCGGGTTCTGGACGGCGTTCGAGGCGGCCTCCCGGGTCGGGATGCTGACTCTTCCCGGCGGCGGCATGCCCACGACCGCCCGCCTGCGGTTCCTCCTCGATCACGAGGCGACCGTCGTCTGCGCGACGCCGACGTATGCCCAACACCTCGCGGAAGTCGCCGCGGACGAGGGGATCGACCTGACTTCGTCGTCGGTGCGGGCGATCGTCGTGGCCGGCGAGCCGGGCGGGAGTGTGCCGGGAACGCGCGAGCGGATCGAGACCGCGTGGTGCGCTCGGGTGTTCGATCACTACGGAATGACCGAGGTCGGCCCGGTCGCCACCGAATGCGCGGAGAACCCCGACGGCATGCACGTCCTCGAAGAGGACTACATCGCCGAAGTCGTCGACCCCGCGACCGGACAACCGGTGGCCCCGGGGACGGACGGCGAACTCGTCGTCACCAACCTGGGCCGGACTGGGAGCCCGCTCATTCGTTACCGGACGGGCGACATCGTCCGCGTCGACACCGAACCGTGCCCCTGTGGGCGGATCTGGACGCGGCTCGCCGGTGGCGTTCGCGGGCGGACGGATGATATGATTCACGTTCGCGGGAATAACGTTTACCCGACCGCGATCGAGGCCGTCGTCCGCCGGTTCCCCGAGGTCCGCGAATTCCGCGTCATCATCGACCAGACCGGCCCGCTTTCGGATTTGCGTATCGAGGTCGAACCGGCCGACGCCGCGGACGGCCCCCGGACGGCCGACGCCGTCGCCCGCGCGGTCCGCGACGTGCTGCTGTTCCGGGCGGCCGTGACCGCGGTTCCGCCCGGAACCCTGCCGCGGTTCGAGATGAAGGCCCGGCGCGTGGTGCGGACACCCGGCGAGCGGGGGACGTCCGTCCCCTGA
- a CDS encoding PQQ-binding-like beta-propeller repeat protein, translating to MLSRSFLLSALVVGIVGTVRADDWPQWRGPNRDGKSAEKGINVKWPEDGPKLLWSLQNPDAIGTGYGSPAVVGNHLFILGANGPKQDAGEFCTCLNVKDGSKVWQTPLNTTPGKFLDGWGAGPRATPTVIGDDVYVLGATGNLVCLTKADGKVVWQKNLVTDFGGAIPLWGYSESVLVDGDHVICTPGKKTGMIALDKKTGKTVWECKEFGDGAGYSSIIPTDIGGVRQYVQQTMSSGVGVRAKDGKLLWKVGEINRSVAVIPTPVVKDGHVFFTSGYRAGCELYRLEVDGEGTKATKVYSKNPVMANHHGGVIEFGGKIYGHSDSKQWLCLDYLNDSEDPVWNSSKLDKGSISFADGYFFCYGENKGVLAVIKATDKGWEEVARFSIPKLSPTRPNQGKVWAHPVIANGKLYLRDYEMLYCYDVSQPGA from the coding sequence ATGCTCAGTCGCTCATTTTTGCTTTCCGCCCTTGTGGTCGGGATCGTGGGTACTGTGCGGGCCGACGACTGGCCCCAGTGGCGCGGCCCGAACCGGGACGGCAAGTCGGCGGAAAAAGGGATCAACGTCAAATGGCCGGAGGACGGCCCGAAGTTGCTCTGGTCCTTGCAGAACCCCGACGCCATCGGGACCGGCTACGGTAGCCCGGCCGTCGTGGGCAATCACCTGTTTATCCTCGGGGCGAACGGACCGAAGCAGGACGCCGGTGAGTTCTGCACCTGTCTCAACGTCAAGGACGGGTCGAAGGTCTGGCAAACCCCGCTGAACACCACGCCGGGCAAGTTCCTGGACGGATGGGGCGCCGGGCCGCGGGCGACGCCGACCGTGATCGGCGACGACGTGTACGTCCTGGGGGCGACCGGGAATCTGGTCTGCCTGACCAAAGCCGACGGCAAAGTCGTTTGGCAAAAGAACCTGGTTACGGATTTCGGCGGGGCGATCCCGCTCTGGGGCTACAGCGAATCCGTGCTGGTCGACGGCGACCACGTTATTTGCACCCCCGGCAAAAAGACCGGAATGATCGCTCTGGACAAGAAGACGGGCAAGACGGTCTGGGAGTGCAAGGAGTTCGGCGACGGTGCCGGCTACTCGTCGATCATCCCGACCGACATCGGCGGTGTCCGCCAGTACGTTCAGCAGACGATGAGTTCCGGCGTCGGTGTTCGGGCGAAAGACGGGAAGTTGCTCTGGAAGGTCGGCGAGATCAACCGAAGCGTGGCTGTGATCCCGACCCCAGTGGTGAAAGACGGACACGTCTTTTTCACGTCCGGATATCGGGCTGGGTGCGAGCTTTACAGACTGGAAGTGGACGGCGAAGGCACCAAGGCCACCAAGGTGTACAGCAAAAACCCCGTCATGGCCAACCACCACGGCGGCGTGATCGAGTTCGGGGGCAAGATCTACGGCCACAGCGATTCAAAACAGTGGCTCTGCCTCGATTACCTAAATGATTCCGAAGACCCGGTGTGGAACAGCAGCAAGCTCGACAAAGGGTCGATCAGTTTTGCCGACGGTTATTTCTTCTGTTACGGTGAAAACAAAGGCGTCCTCGCGGTCATCAAGGCGACCGACAAGGGGTGGGAAGAGGTGGCCCGCTTCTCAATCCCGAAGCTGAGCCCGACCCGGCCGAACCAGGGCAAAGTCTGGGCCCACCCCGTGATCGCGAACGGCAAGCTCTATCTCCGCGATTATGAAATGCTTTACTGCTACGACGTGAGCCAACCCGGCGCGTAA